The following proteins come from a genomic window of Mammaliicoccus sp. Marseille-Q6498:
- a CDS encoding aminoacyltransferase yields the protein MQFSTLNASEYEAFVNNHFSHYTQSKAQFEFRNQNHQDVHLVGVKDNNNHIIAACLLTEARSMRFFKYFYTHRGPVMDFSNDELVSFFFKNLTRYLKKKNCLFVLVDPYVIHNIRDHSGNILESKDNSKLFSTMKKLGYHHGGFTVGYSDKSQIRWLSVLDLKDKSLEDILNNMEYKTRRNIKKTDEMGVKVRTLDISETSLFYNLFHMAEEKHGFSFRDEAYFKQIQRMYEDQSCLKLAYIELDTYLNTLLKSYEQEQLVHQHLKTSLESNPNSKKTKTKVNESTRKLASIQSKIDEARHMIEEHGNVLNLASALYIYNNHEVYYLSSGSDPRYNRFMGAYKLQWEMIKFAKEHHIDRYNFYGITGDFSEDAEDAGVIKFKKGFNAHVEELVGDFTKPVKPFMYKIYKIINR from the coding sequence ATGCAATTTTCAACTTTAAACGCTTCGGAGTACGAAGCTTTTGTGAATAATCATTTTTCACATTACACACAATCTAAAGCGCAATTTGAATTCCGTAATCAAAATCATCAAGACGTTCATCTTGTAGGCGTTAAGGACAATAACAATCATATTATTGCTGCCTGTTTATTAACCGAAGCGAGATCAATGCGATTTTTTAAGTATTTTTATACGCATCGTGGTCCTGTAATGGATTTTTCTAATGATGAATTAGTATCGTTCTTCTTTAAAAATTTAACACGTTATTTAAAAAAGAAAAATTGTTTATTCGTATTAGTCGACCCTTATGTCATACATAACATTAGAGACCACAGTGGGAATATATTAGAATCTAAAGACAATTCTAAACTCTTCTCTACAATGAAAAAGTTAGGCTATCATCACGGTGGATTCACTGTTGGTTATTCTGACAAGAGCCAAATTAGATGGTTGTCTGTCCTAGATTTAAAAGACAAATCACTGGAAGACATACTGAATAATATGGAATATAAAACGAGAAGAAACATTAAAAAAACAGATGAGATGGGTGTGAAAGTTAGAACTTTAGACATTTCAGAAACGTCATTATTCTATAACTTATTCCATATGGCAGAAGAAAAACATGGCTTTTCTTTTAGAGACGAAGCTTATTTCAAACAAATTCAACGCATGTATGAAGATCAATCCTGTCTGAAACTTGCATATATTGAATTAGACACATATTTAAATACGTTACTTAAATCATACGAACAAGAACAATTAGTACATCAACATTTAAAAACTTCCCTTGAAAGTAACCCTAATTCTAAAAAAACAAAAACAAAAGTAAATGAAAGTACGAGAAAATTAGCAAGTATCCAATCCAAAATAGACGAAGCGAGACATATGATTGAAGAACACGGAAATGTATTAAACTTAGCTTCAGCACTATACATATATAACAATCACGAAGTTTACTACCTATCCAGCGGTTCTGACCCTAGATACAATCGTTTTATGGGTGCATACAAACTTCAATGGGAAATGATCAAATTTGCTAAAGAACATCATATTGATAGATATAACTTCTATGGTATTACCGGAGACTTTAGCGAAGATGCTGAAGATGCTGGTGTTATTAAATTTAAAAAAGGCTTTAACGCACACGTTGAAGAACTCGTTGGAGACTTCACGAAACCAGTTAAACCGTTTATGTATAAAATTTATAAGATTATAAATAGGTAG
- a CDS encoding DsrE/DsrF/DrsH-like family protein, with translation MKNYKEKSLTDFSKRELEDLGSRGQLIDVRTNEEYELGSIKGAHLHPVDEIEHFNMDKNKTYYIHCKKGDRSTIASEYLSQHGYDVVNLVGGYKAYEDQYGNDEDLAEINRDVEIKSDRKKFDYSGLQCPGPIVNLSKEIKNVQFGDQIEVTVTDFGFSSDIKSWAKQTGQTLVKLKEDENEIKAIIQKEKPKDIDVTHSAKGTTIVLFSGELDKALAAMIIANGAKAAGRDVSIFFTFWGLNALKKEENVKVQKKGISKMFDMMLPKSPVRMPLSKMNMFGLGNIMMRYVMKKKNVDSLPKLINQAIEQDIKLIACTMSMGIMGITKEELRDEVEYGGVGTYIGDTENSGHNLFI, from the coding sequence ATGAAAAATTATAAAGAGAAGTCTTTAACTGATTTTAGCAAAAGGGAGTTAGAGGATTTAGGTTCTCGTGGCCAGCTTATTGATGTTAGAACGAATGAAGAGTATGAACTTGGAAGTATTAAAGGTGCTCATTTACATCCTGTAGATGAAATTGAGCATTTTAATATGGATAAAAATAAAACATATTATATTCATTGTAAGAAAGGTGATAGAAGTACAATCGCTAGTGAGTATTTGTCTCAACACGGGTATGATGTTGTCAATTTAGTTGGTGGTTATAAAGCTTACGAAGATCAATATGGTAATGATGAGGATTTAGCAGAGATAAATAGAGATGTTGAAATTAAATCTGATCGAAAAAAATTCGATTACAGTGGATTGCAGTGTCCAGGTCCTATCGTAAACTTGAGTAAAGAAATAAAAAATGTTCAGTTTGGTGATCAAATTGAAGTTACTGTTACAGACTTTGGTTTCAGTAGCGACATTAAAAGTTGGGCAAAACAAACTGGACAAACTTTAGTAAAGCTCAAAGAAGATGAGAATGAAATTAAAGCGATTATTCAAAAGGAGAAACCTAAAGATATCGATGTAACGCATAGTGCAAAAGGTACTACAATTGTGTTATTTAGTGGTGAATTGGATAAAGCATTGGCAGCTATGATTATTGCGAACGGTGCGAAAGCTGCTGGTAGAGATGTATCCATTTTCTTCACGTTCTGGGGTTTAAATGCATTGAAGAAAGAAGAAAATGTTAAAGTTCAGAAAAAAGGTATTTCTAAAATGTTTGATATGATGTTACCAAAATCTCCTGTTCGCATGCCTTTATCAAAAATGAATATGTTTGGTTTAGGTAATATTATGATGCGTTATGTAATGAAGAAGAAAAATGTTGATTCATTGCCTAAACTTATTAATCAAGCTATCGAACAAGACATTAAACTGATTGCATGCACAATGAGTATGGGAATAATGGGCATTACGAAAGAAGAATTAAGAGACGAAGTTGAATATGGTGGCGTCGGTACTTATATTGGCGACACTGAAAATTCCGGTCACAATTTATTTATTTAA
- the gtfB gene encoding accessory Sec system glycosylation chaperone GtfB encodes MINLFETFDENTKKLYNTLENVGVDNQTIIIEEDGFLPEHVLSPYQFFSGHIDKMSKPLFFNEVEIPQFWEIEGDNHSAVVKNMGETKARIFYKKDHGFRIVARVEWLHKNGQIQFIDYYNQYGVKYAQLVFDEHQKRILKRWFNAENKEIIYENFITNDIILYWCGKEYIFQSKVQFVVFFLKEANIPLDSFLINRLSIPYAVLHELQIPGHDYLFWQEKTNGQLPGNMTVMLSNKHRNSRVIVPSEQEYQKIIELVEESKEYKIIKSGYVYDLVDCQHEKNNILILTNSDQIPHLEDLIITLPNYQFHIVSVTEMSHILMGLNDFRNVNLYPKAMRHTISLLYNKCDIYLDINKGNEILDAVKTAFEHQMLILGYEETLHNEAYVARNNQFLLNDGEKLYKVLKQIENDEAVKTQKLEFQKKHAGVISEMEFKEFFNR; translated from the coding sequence ATGATTAATCTATTTGAAACATTCGATGAAAATACGAAAAAACTTTATAATACTTTGGAAAATGTTGGTGTTGATAATCAAACAATCATAATCGAAGAAGATGGATTTTTACCTGAACATGTATTATCACCTTACCAATTTTTTTCAGGTCATATAGATAAAATGTCAAAACCACTATTTTTTAATGAAGTTGAAATTCCTCAATTTTGGGAAATAGAAGGTGATAATCATTCAGCAGTAGTTAAAAACATGGGTGAAACTAAAGCGAGAATTTTTTATAAAAAAGATCATGGTTTTAGAATTGTTGCCCGTGTAGAATGGCTGCATAAGAACGGTCAAATTCAATTTATAGATTATTATAATCAATATGGCGTTAAATATGCGCAATTAGTATTTGATGAGCACCAAAAAAGAATTCTTAAACGGTGGTTTAATGCTGAAAATAAAGAAATTATATATGAGAATTTTATAACAAATGATATTATTTTATATTGGTGTGGTAAAGAATATATATTTCAATCTAAAGTTCAATTTGTAGTCTTTTTCTTGAAAGAAGCGAATATACCATTGGATAGTTTTTTAATTAATAGATTATCTATTCCATACGCCGTATTGCACGAATTACAAATACCAGGTCATGATTACTTGTTTTGGCAAGAAAAAACAAATGGACAATTACCAGGGAATATGACAGTCATGTTATCTAATAAACATCGAAATAGTCGTGTTATTGTCCCATCAGAACAAGAATATCAAAAAATAATAGAATTAGTAGAAGAATCAAAAGAATATAAAATTATAAAATCAGGTTATGTATATGACTTGGTAGATTGCCAGCATGAGAAAAATAATATATTGATACTAACAAACTCTGATCAAATTCCTCATTTAGAAGATTTAATTATAACACTTCCAAACTATCAATTTCATATCGTCTCTGTAACTGAAATGTCTCATATTTTGATGGGGTTAAATGATTTCCGCAATGTAAACTTATATCCTAAAGCAATGAGACACACTATTAGTTTATTATATAACAAATGTGACATTTATTTAGATATTAATAAAGGAAATGAAATTTTGGATGCAGTTAAAACAGCATTTGAACACCAAATGTTAATCTTAGGTTACGAAGAGACATTGCACAATGAAGCCTATGTTGCACGAAACAATCAATTTTTACTAAATGACGGCGAAAAACTATATAAAGTTTTAAAACAAATTGAAAACGACGAAGCAGTTAAAACACAAAAATTAGAATTTCAAAAGAAACATGCAGGTGTTATAAGTGAAATGGAGTTTAAAGAATTTTTTAATAGATGA
- the gtfA gene encoding accessory Sec system glycosyltransferase GtfA, producing MTIYNINYGIGWASSGVEYAQMYRAEMLRAHKEPSKFVFLDFISQENIQTLTSNMGFYDDEIIWLYQYFTDIKIAPTSYTVDDLIEFIDMEIIRKVEEDKRVKLIINDNQTYIVCYLKEKGKPYVDRAEFVSRGKLYRKDFYSYTRVCSEYYGPCDNRAKLYMRQFYNEDGSIAYNEYINGEGNLYKFKDKIIYSKYELIGYFMEKLALTNKDIVIVDRSKGYGQPVIKHKGQAKLGIVVHAEHYSENITNDDYILWNNHYEYVFSNAKEIDFYITATERQRDVLSKQFKKYNGKVPFIYTIPVGSIDELIKPAKRRPYSIMTASRLASEKHIDWLIKAVVIAQQSIPELKFDIYGEGGKRDELTRIISEKEASHFISLYGHVNLKKIYANYELFLSGSTSEGFGLTLMEAVGSGLGMIGFDVDYGNTTFINHNKNGYVVPIELGIDSEEQIVNNLANSIIQFFKYEIGSYQKQSYAIAENFKKEQIQQKWFNLIEEVLHD from the coding sequence ATGACAATTTATAATATTAATTATGGTATAGGTTGGGCAAGCAGTGGTGTTGAATATGCACAAATGTATAGAGCAGAAATGTTAAGAGCACATAAAGAGCCTTCAAAATTTGTATTTTTAGATTTTATTTCTCAGGAAAACATTCAAACTTTAACAAGTAATATGGGATTTTATGATGATGAAATTATTTGGCTATATCAATATTTTACTGATATAAAAATTGCGCCAACCTCTTATACTGTAGATGATTTGATTGAGTTCATTGATATGGAAATCATAAGGAAAGTTGAAGAAGATAAAAGAGTTAAATTAATTATTAATGACAATCAAACTTATATCGTCTGTTATTTAAAAGAAAAGGGAAAACCTTACGTTGATAGAGCGGAATTTGTATCAAGAGGTAAGTTATATAGGAAAGATTTCTATTCATATACTCGAGTATGTTCAGAATACTATGGGCCATGTGATAACCGCGCCAAACTTTATATGCGACAGTTTTATAATGAAGATGGTTCTATTGCATATAATGAATATATTAATGGAGAAGGTAACTTATATAAGTTTAAAGACAAAATTATATATTCAAAGTATGAATTAATAGGTTATTTTATGGAGAAACTAGCATTAACAAATAAAGACATTGTAATTGTTGACCGTTCTAAAGGATATGGTCAGCCAGTTATTAAACATAAAGGTCAAGCAAAGCTAGGAATAGTAGTTCATGCTGAACACTATAGTGAGAATATAACAAATGATGATTATATTTTATGGAATAACCATTATGAATATGTCTTCTCAAATGCAAAAGAAATTGATTTTTATATAACAGCGACTGAGCGACAACGTGATGTACTGAGTAAGCAATTTAAAAAATATAATGGCAAAGTTCCATTCATTTATACGATTCCAGTTGGCAGTATTGATGAGCTAATAAAACCTGCCAAACGCCGACCATATTCCATTATGACAGCATCCAGATTAGCGTCTGAAAAACATATCGATTGGCTAATTAAAGCAGTTGTAATTGCGCAACAATCTATACCAGAACTTAAATTTGATATTTATGGTGAAGGTGGAAAAAGAGACGAATTGACTCGCATCATATCAGAGAAGGAAGCTAGTCATTTTATTTCACTTTATGGCCATGTAAATTTAAAAAAAATTTACGCTAACTATGAATTGTTCTTATCGGGATCCACAAGTGAAGGATTTGGTTTAACTTTAATGGAAGCTGTTGGTTCAGGGTTAGGTATGATAGGATTCGATGTTGACTATGGCAATACAACCTTTATTAATCACAATAAAAATGGATATGTCGTACCAATAGAATTAGGCATAGATAGTGAAGAACAAATTGTTAATAATTTAGCAAATTCAATCATACAATTTTTTAAATATGAAATCGGGTCGTACCAAAAGCAATCATACGCTATTGCTGAAAATTTTAAGAAAGAACAAATTCAACAAAAATGGTTTAACTTAATTGAAGAGGTGCTACATGATTAA
- a CDS encoding reverse transcriptase domain-containing protein translates to MNSKYVTKNYLHLDTRKNYRSVKKIIEDPNRVASHGFFPFIHYEIIFKIYKNGIKDEKKRNINYTAHIDGFIYRFYSDLLNEKYNKYLSDRPIDEVVTAYRTNKKGKNNIYFAAEVIKFISELDNCYIFVGDYEGFFDNLNHDNLKERLKEVLGTNRLDLDWYKVFLSVTKYSYVNKDDINKKLGSDIRIKKQISRNKLKYKYFQNTSDLKEFKKEHLLRNEKSYGIPQGTAMSGILANIYMIHLDEKFYDMVSKYDGLYRRYSDDFIVVIPKNKMKDNEFSQLCERIYTEIKADKLKIQKSKSKCLLKDNQVIKDIKTGEDTTLDYLGFVFDGYNLNVRQKSVYKYYRSAYRYIDKAKQKSIGSDRLKYKRKIYSKYTIKGKFTSIKYDYNKKISGNFITYAYRSINVFSEIDKIECKIHDQIKNHEKHVQRRIHLKMDVK, encoded by the coding sequence ATGAATAGTAAATATGTCACGAAAAATTATTTGCACCTGGATACAAGAAAAAATTATAGAAGTGTAAAAAAAATTATAGAAGATCCTAATAGAGTAGCAAGTCATGGTTTTTTTCCATTTATACATTATGAAATAATATTTAAAATATACAAAAATGGAATCAAAGATGAAAAAAAAAGAAATATAAATTACACAGCCCATATTGACGGGTTTATATATCGTTTTTATAGTGATTTATTAAACGAGAAATATAACAAGTATTTATCTGATAGACCTATTGATGAAGTTGTTACTGCATATAGAACAAACAAAAAAGGAAAAAATAATATCTATTTTGCAGCTGAAGTTATAAAATTCATATCTGAATTAGACAATTGTTATATATTTGTTGGTGATTATGAAGGCTTCTTTGACAATTTAAACCATGACAATTTAAAAGAAAGACTTAAGGAAGTGCTAGGTACTAATAGATTAGATTTGGATTGGTATAAAGTATTTTTATCTGTAACTAAGTATTCATATGTAAATAAAGATGATATCAATAAAAAGTTAGGATCAGACATAAGAATAAAGAAACAAATTAGTAGAAATAAATTAAAGTATAAGTATTTTCAAAATACAAGTGATTTAAAGGAATTTAAAAAAGAACATTTATTGAGAAATGAAAAAAGTTATGGGATACCTCAAGGTACAGCTATGAGTGGAATACTAGCTAATATTTATATGATACATTTAGATGAGAAATTTTATGATATGGTATCAAAATATGATGGTCTTTATAGAAGGTATTCTGATGATTTTATAGTAGTTATACCTAAAAACAAAATGAAAGACAATGAATTCTCACAGCTCTGTGAAAGAATTTATACTGAAATTAAAGCGGATAAACTAAAGATACAGAAATCAAAATCAAAGTGTCTTTTAAAGGATAATCAAGTTATTAAAGACATTAAAACCGGAGAAGATACAACGCTTGATTATTTAGGATTTGTATTTGATGGTTATAATTTAAACGTACGTCAAAAAAGTGTTTATAAATATTATAGAAGTGCATATCGATATATAGATAAAGCTAAACAGAAATCTATCGGCAGTGATAGGTTGAAATATAAACGAAAAATATATTCAAAATATACAATAAAAGGAAAGTTCACTTCTATAAAATATGATTATAACAAAAAGATTTCTGGAAACTTTATAACATATGCATATAGATCGATAAATGTGTTCTCTGAAATTGATAAAATAGAGTGTAAAATCCATGACCAAATTAAAAATCATGAAAAACATGTTCAAAGGCGAATACATTTAAAAATGGATGTTAAATAA
- a CDS encoding YSIRK-type signal peptide-containing protein (The YSIRK form of extended signal peptide directs nascent proteins to the cross-wall site, while signal peptides lacking YSIRK direct proteins instead to the cell pole. A large fraction of YSIRK proteins are surface proteins anchored by sortase-mediated processing of a C-terminal LPXTG motif.), which translates to MFNKHQKFSIRKFKIGVASVFLGVGIIAVGDIPALASEETKTPEVSEQTSKTEALEVNNQTSEKMEVPEEKVINNDTTRDSSETDNTVKDAALIDTTSDSGTVIDSGSTSDSVSTSESESTSDSNSTSEKESESASDSVSTSETGSESQSESNSASEKESESTSESNSTSEKESESASDSVSASETGSESTSESNSTSEKESESASDSVSTSETGSESTSESNSTSEIGSESTSESVSTSETESESASESNSASESSSQTVKLPKIGNAKQTETMAYYLKELEKRKKYFSEADYRKYQRQLISGLRNNNNYWGPTVLDNMLKDKEAMEKIYNGDFSHPELNEKISELYKKRKFSANFAMFNRTLSGIDSIVSKAQEAESTSESVSTSESESGSTSESVSTSETESESASESNSTSESSSQTDKLPKIGNAKQTETMAYYLKELEKRKKYFSEADYRKYQRQLISGLRNNNNYWGPTVLDNMLKDNEAMDKIYNGDFSHPELNEKISELYKKRKFSANFAMFNRILSGIDSIVSKAQEAESTSMSTSESISTSETESESTSESVSTSETESESTSDSVSTSETESESTSESMSTSETESESTSESTSTSETESESTSDSMSASETGSESTSESMSGSETGSESQSESDSASETESESTSESVSTSETGSESTSESVSTSETESESASESVSTSETESESASESMSTSETESESTSESMSGSETESESTSESMSASETESESTSESESTSTSTSDSMSNMDSNYAAIQMVAHELKDAKDHHAVEKSKDNKLPDTGEKEANMTLFSGLLAGLGGFLLFRNRRKNSEDNQ; encoded by the coding sequence ATGTTTAATAAGCATCAGAAATTCTCAATTCGAAAATTTAAAATCGGAGTGGCGTCAGTGTTTTTAGGCGTAGGAATTATAGCTGTTGGGGACATCCCTGCATTAGCATCTGAAGAAACAAAAACACCTGAAGTATCTGAACAAACATCGAAAACAGAAGCTTTAGAAGTAAATAATCAAACTTCAGAAAAAATGGAAGTACCTGAAGAAAAAGTAATAAATAATGATACAACACGAGATTCTAGTGAAACAGATAATACAGTTAAAGATGCTGCATTAATTGATACAACGAGCGATTCAGGAACAGTTATTGATTCAGGATCAACATCAGATTCAGTCAGCACATCAGAAAGTGAATCCACATCAGATTCAAACAGCACATCAGAAAAAGAAAGTGAATCAGCATCAGATTCAGTCAGCACATCAGAAACAGGAAGTGAATCACAATCAGAATCAAACAGCGCGTCAGAAAAAGAAAGTGAATCAACATCAGAATCAAACAGCACATCAGAAAAAGAAAGTGAGTCAGCATCAGATTCAGTCAGCGCATCAGAAACAGGAAGTGAATCAACATCAGAATCAAACAGCACATCAGAAAAAGAAAGTGAATCAGCATCAGATTCAGTCAGCACATCAGAAACAGGAAGTGAATCAACATCAGAATCAAACAGCACATCAGAAATAGGAAGTGAATCAACATCAGAATCAGTTAGCACATCAGAAACAGAAAGTGAATCAGCATCAGAATCGAACAGCGCGTCAGAATCAAGCTCACAAACTGTTAAACTTCCGAAAATAGGAAACGCAAAGCAAACTGAAACAATGGCTTATTATTTGAAAGAATTAGAAAAGCGTAAAAAATATTTTAGTGAAGCTGATTATCGTAAATACCAACGTCAATTAATTTCTGGATTAAGAAATAATAATAATTATTGGGGTCCAACGGTTTTAGATAATATGCTTAAAGATAAAGAAGCAATGGAAAAAATATATAATGGTGACTTTAGCCATCCGGAATTAAATGAAAAAATAAGTGAGCTATACAAGAAAAGAAAATTTAGTGCGAACTTTGCGATGTTTAATAGAACACTTAGTGGAATAGATTCGATTGTTTCAAAAGCTCAGGAAGCTGAATCAACATCAGAGTCAGTTAGTACATCAGAATCAGAAAGTGGATCAACATCAGAGTCAGTTAGTACATCAGAAACAGAAAGTGAGTCAGCATCAGAATCAAACAGCACATCAGAATCAAGCTCACAAACTGATAAACTTCCGAAAATAGGAAACGCAAAGCAAACTGAAACAATGGCTTATTATTTGAAAGAATTAGAAAAGCGTAAAAAATATTTTAGTGAAGCAGATTATCGTAAATACCAACGTCAATTAATTTCTGGATTAAGAAATAATAATAATTATTGGGGTCCAACGGTTTTAGATAATATGCTTAAAGATAATGAAGCAATGGATAAAATATATAATGGTGACTTTAGCCATCCAGAATTAAATGAAAAAATAAGTGAGCTATACAAGAAAAGAAAATTTAGTGCGAACTTTGCGATGTTTAATAGAATACTTAGTGGAATAGATTCGATTGTTTCAAAAGCACAGGAAGCTGAATCAACATCGATGAGTACAAGTGAATCTATAAGCACGTCAGAAACAGAAAGTGAATCAACATCAGAGTCAGTCAGCACATCAGAAACAGAAAGTGAATCAACATCAGATTCAGTCAGCACATCAGAAACAGAAAGTGAATCAACATCAGAGTCAATGAGTACATCAGAAACAGAAAGTGAATCAACATCAGAGTCAACGAGCACGTCAGAAACAGAAAGTGAGTCAACATCAGATTCGATGAGTGCGTCAGAAACAGGAAGTGAATCAACATCAGAGTCAATGAGCGGATCAGAAACAGGAAGTGAATCACAATCAGAGTCAGATAGCGCGTCAGAAACAGAAAGTGAGTCAACATCAGAGTCAGTCAGCACATCAGAAACGGGAAGTGAATCAACATCAGAGTCAGTCAGCACGTCAGAAACAGAAAGTGAATCAGCATCAGAGTCAGTGAGCACATCAGAAACAGAAAGTGAATCAGCATCAGAGTCAATGAGTACATCAGAAACAGAAAGTGAGTCGACATCAGAGTCAATGAGCGGATCAGAAACAGAAAGTGAGTCAACATCAGAGTCAATGAGTGCGTCAGAAACAGAAAGTGAATCAACATCAGAGTCAGAATCAACTTCAACAAGTACATCTGATTCGATGAGTAACATGGATTCAAATTATGCCGCTATACAAATGGTCGCTCATGAGTTAAAAGACGCTAAAGATCATCATGCTGTTGAAAAATCAAAAGATAATAAGTTACCAGACACTGGTGAAAAAGAAGCGAATATGACACTGTTCAGTGGATTGTTAGCTGGTTTAGGAGGTTTCTTGTTATTTAGAAATCGTCGTAAAAATAGTGAAGATAACCAATAA
- a CDS encoding zinc-binding alcohol dehydrogenase family protein has protein sequence MKAIVVNQPGSANALEYQEIPKPQTKSGWSLIKIKGFGINHSEIFTRQGVSPSVKFPRILGIECVGIIEETTEPDRLPIGQKVVSIMGEMGRDFDGSYAEYALLPNDQIYPIQTNLSWPILASLPETYYTAYGSFLSLEINEQDSILVRGATSGVGVAFLKIVKGLFPQIKVTGTTRNPNKKETLLNTGFDEVIIDQNGELDTTNTFSKTIDLIGPKSIKNSINHLDKHGIICSVGQLGNEWYLEDFDPIFELRDFKKLTSFYSGDVDDTLLNEIITMVEDGKIQDVKPEKVFKLEEIQQAHQYLEDEKNSFGKVVVINE, from the coding sequence ATGAAAGCAATTGTTGTAAATCAACCTGGATCTGCCAATGCACTAGAATATCAAGAAATACCAAAGCCTCAAACTAAATCTGGTTGGTCTTTAATTAAAATTAAAGGATTTGGCATCAATCACTCTGAAATTTTTACACGTCAAGGTGTTTCACCGTCTGTTAAATTTCCGAGAATATTAGGAATTGAATGTGTAGGTATAATAGAAGAAACGACAGAACCCGACAGATTACCTATAGGCCAAAAAGTTGTTTCAATCATGGGAGAAATGGGACGTGATTTTGATGGCAGTTACGCAGAATATGCATTATTACCTAATGACCAAATTTATCCTATCCAAACCAATTTATCTTGGCCAATATTAGCATCACTTCCAGAAACGTACTATACAGCATATGGTTCATTTCTATCACTCGAAATAAATGAACAAGACTCAATCTTAGTGAGAGGTGCTACAAGTGGCGTTGGCGTCGCATTTTTAAAAATTGTTAAAGGCCTATTTCCACAAATAAAAGTAACCGGCACAACCCGAAATCCAAATAAAAAAGAAACACTATTAAACACAGGATTTGATGAAGTTATCATCGATCAAAACGGTGAATTAGATACAACAAACACCTTCTCTAAAACAATAGATCTCATAGGACCAAAATCCATTAAAAATTCAATCAACCATTTAGACAAACACGGTATCATTTGCAGCGTAGGACAATTAGGAAACGAATGGTACTTAGAAGACTTTGATCCTATCTTTGAATTAAGAGATTTTAAAAAGTTAACATCCTTTTACTCAGGAGATGTTGATGACACACTGCTAAACGAAATTATAACAATGGTAGAAGACGGAAAAATACAAGACGTTAAACCAGAAAAAGTATTTAAACTAGAAGAAATCCAACAAGCACATCAATACTTAGAAGATGAGAAAAACAGTTTCGGAAAAGTAGTCGTAATAAACGAGTAG
- a CDS encoding TetR/AcrR family transcriptional regulator — MDTKDKIIKAYKKLLNSKDHDKFTVLDICKEANVSSKGTFYHYFNSKTDLLILLTKELNDYTGEQIDKLSNEHISKQERIYKFIDFCIEVLIKEKDLIVEMLKQMEINDRMKLLNESQQKILKQISNCIYGEVTDETVYKTRLILSIIMQFGNEEILGKNITVDTVTLERKKEILYRSVINMIEAI, encoded by the coding sequence ATGGATACTAAGGATAAGATTATAAAGGCGTATAAGAAATTATTAAATTCTAAAGACCATGATAAATTTACTGTATTAGATATTTGCAAGGAAGCTAATGTTAGTAGTAAGGGTACTTTCTATCATTACTTTAATAGTAAAACAGATTTGCTCATTTTATTAACTAAGGAGTTAAATGATTATACAGGAGAACAAATTGATAAATTAAGTAATGAACATATTTCTAAACAAGAAAGAATCTATAAATTCATAGATTTTTGTATTGAAGTACTTATTAAAGAAAAAGATTTAATTGTGGAAATGTTAAAACAGATGGAAATTAATGACCGTATGAAATTATTGAATGAAAGTCAGCAGAAAATACTTAAACAAATAAGTAATTGTATTTATGGTGAAGTGACAGATGAGACGGTTTACAAGACGCGATTAATTTTATCGATTATTATGCAATTTGGTAATGAAGAAATTTTAGGTAAAAATATTACAGTTGATACTGTAACTTTAGAAAGAAAAAAAGAAATCCTTTATAGAAGTGTAATAAATATGATTGAAGCAATTTAA